From Brachionichthys hirsutus isolate HB-005 chromosome 7, CSIRO-AGI_Bhir_v1, whole genome shotgun sequence, the proteins below share one genomic window:
- the ftr14l gene encoding tripartite motif-containing protein 16, whose product MSHPSTLDLDRHSSMEKSRRSASRSQPRTQAERGDVLCDFCNTNQKAEKSCLVCLASYCENHLQSHYEYPALMKHKLVKATGQMREKICAQHDKLMEAFCRTDQTSVCVLCMMDEHKHHNIVPAGTERTEKQKQLGTTLHKSQQRIDQRIKKWQDLRQAVESVKHSAQTVQEENERIFTELLLSLERRYNDVKEKIRSHEKTTVTQGELLLDRLEEEITLLRKRHSDLDKLSHTDDHIHFLQSWQSLSGPSGYEDLNSVSIAPYYSFDSTKRAVATLKLQVEEVCKTEMNNISGAVREVYITQEAEAKTERRKSVLSNELKAKEEPKPRGELKLREEPRTRGEPKLREDFMKYASQLILEVNSVHPSIHLSEGNRTATMKTEPKNYPPHPERFDHWQQVLCRDSVTGTRCYWEVDWKGTEIDIAVAYKGIHRKGNSNECSLGWNDVSWSLYCSDSKLAFVHNNRSKDIPGPSSARIGVYLDHAVGILAFYNVSDDMKLLHRVQTTFTEPLYPAFSVWGFGTTIRL is encoded by the exons ATGTCCCATCCTAGCACTCTGGATTTGGACAGGCACAGCAGCATGGAGAAATCGCGTCGCTCTGCCAGTCGCAGCCAGCCCAGGACCCAGGCTGAGCGTGGGGACGTCCTTTGCGACTTCTGCAATACGAACCAGAAGGCTGAGAAGTCCTGCTTGGTGTGTCTGGCGTCTTACTGTGAGAACCACCTGCAGTCTCATTACGAGTACCCTGCCCTGATGAAGCACAAACTGGTCAAAGCTACGGGTCAGATGAGAGAGAAGATCTGTGCACAGCATGACAAGCTGATGGAGGCTTTTTGTCGAACGGATCAGACGTCGGTGTGTGTCCTCTGCATGATGGATGAACACAAACACCACAATATTGTCCCTGCTGGGACCGAGAGGACTGAGAAACAA AAACAACTTGGCACCACGCTGCACAAATCTCAACAGAGGATTGACCAAAGAATTAAAAAGTGGCAGGATCTCAGACAAGCCGTTGAATCAGTGAAG CACTCGGCTCAAACGGTCCAAGAGGAAAACGAGCGGATCTTCACCGAGCTTCTACTTTCCTTAGAGAGGAGGTACAATGACGTCAAGGAGAAGATCCGCTCCCACGAAAAGACCACCGTCACCCAGGGGGAGCTACTGCTGGACCGCTTAGAGGAAGAGATTACTCTGCTGAGGAAGAGACACAGTGACCTGGACAAGCTCTCACACACTGACGATCACATACACTTTCTCCAG AGCTGGCAGAGTCTGTCGGGCCCCTCGGGATATGAGGACCTCAACAGTGTCAGCATCGCTCCATACTACTCTTTTGATTCTACCAAGAGGGCCGTTGCCACGCTGAAATTACAAGTAGAAGAAGTCTGCAAGACAGAAATGAACAACATCTCAGGAGCAG TGCGGGAAGTCTATATCACGCAAGAAGCAGAGGCAAAGACCGAAAGGAGAAAGTCGGTGCTGAGCAATGAACTGAAGGCAAAAGAAGAACCAAAGCCAAGGGGAGAATTAAAATTAAGAGAAGAACCAAGGACAAGAGGAGAACCTAAATTAAGAGAGGACTTCATGAAAT ATGCTTCCCAGTTGATTCTGGAAGTCAACAGTGTCCACCCCAGCATTCACCTTTCTGAAGGTAATCGAACAGCTACGATGAAGACTGAGCCCAAGAACTACCCTCCACACCCAGAACGATTTGACCACTGGCAGCAG GTCTTGTGTAGGGACAGTGTGACTGGGACTCGTTGTTACTGGGAGGTCGACTGGAAGGGAACAGAGATAGACATTGCCGTTGCCTACAAAGGAATCCATCGGAAAGGCAACAGCAATGAATGCAGCCTGGGCTGGAATGATGTGTCCTGGAGTCTGTACTGCTCCGATTCCAAGCTGGCTTTTGTACACAATAATAGGAGCAAAGATATTCCAGGTCCATCGTCTGCTCGTATTGGTGTTTACCTGGATCACGCAGTGGGAATACTTGCATTTTACAATGTCTCTGATGACATGAAGCTTCTGCACAGAGTCCAAACTACTTTTACAGAGCCACTCTATCCTGCTTTCAGTGTGTGGGGTTTCGGTACTACTATCAGACTGTAG